In Raphanus sativus cultivar WK10039 chromosome 5, ASM80110v3, whole genome shotgun sequence, the following proteins share a genomic window:
- the LOC108856776 gene encoding 2-oxoglutarate-Fe(II) type oxidoreductase hxnY produces MENHTKERLQDPTMQVPSLNCIDLADHDLHRSVVSLKQACLDSGFFYVINHGINEEFMEDVFEQSKKFFALPLEEKMKVLRNEKHRGYTPVLDEILDPENQVNGDHKEGYYIGIEVPKDDPDYDKPFYGPNPWPDSDVLPQWRETMEKYHQEALRVSKDIGRLLALALDLDANYFDTPEMLGKPIATMRLLHYQGVSDPSQGIYACGAHSDYGMMTLLATDGVMGLQICKDKNAKPQKWEYVPAIKGAYIVNLGDMLERWSNGFFKSTLHRVLGNGQERYSIPFFVEPNHECLVECLPTCKSESNVPKYPAIKCSAYLTQRYKETHAELSIYNQEI; encoded by the exons ATGGAGAATCACACGAAAGAGAGGCTGCAAGACCCAACCATGCAAGTTCCGTCTCTTAATTGCATCGATCTCGCCGACCATGATCTTCATCGTTCTGTTGTTTCCCTCAAACAG GCATGTTTGGATAGTGGATTTTTCTATGTGATTAATCACGGTATAAACGAGGAGTTCATGGAGGATGTTTTCGAGCAGAGCAAGAAGTTTTTCGCTCTTCCTttggaggagaagatgaaagtTCTGAGAAACGAAAAGCACAGAGGCTATACACCTGTTCTTGATGAAATCTTAGATCCTGAGAATCAAGTTAACG GAGATCATAAAGAGGGTTATTACATTGGAATTGAAGTTCCAAAAGATGATCCTGATTATGATAAACCATTCTATGGTCCTAACCCTTGGCCTGATTCCG ATGTATTGCCTCAGTGGCGAGAGACCATGGAGAAATATCACCAAGAAGCATT GAGGGTTTCCAAGGATATTGGAAGATTATTGGCGTTAGCACTTGATCTGGATGCGAATTACTTTGATACCCCGGAGATGCTTGGAAAGCCTATTGCAACTATGCGATTGTTGCATTATCAAG GGGTTTCTGACCCTTCGCAAGGAATATATGCTTGTGGAGCACATTCTGATTACGGAATGATGACTCTGCTAGCCACTGATGGTGTAATGGGCCTCCAG ATATGCAAAGATAAGAACGCCAAGCCTCAGAAGTGGGAATATGTGCCGGCGATTAAAGG AGCATATATTGTGAATCTTGGAGATATGCTGGAACGTTGGAGCAATGGCTTTTTCAA ATCCACGCTACATCGGGTTCTTGGGAACGGTCAGGAACGATATTCT ATTCCATTTTTTGTTGAACCAAATCATGAATGTCTTGTGGAGTGTCTCCCAACCTGCAAGTCAGAAAGCAACGTTCCCAA ATATCCAGCGATCAAATGTTCGGCATACCTCACCCAACGTTACAAGGAAACACATGCAGAGTTAAGCATTTACAATCAAGAAATATGA